The Neomonachus schauinslandi chromosome 11, ASM220157v2, whole genome shotgun sequence genome contains a region encoding:
- the DRD2 gene encoding D(2) dopamine receptor isoform X1 → MDPLNLSWYDDDLESRNWSRPFNGSEGKPGKPHYNYYAMLLTLLIFVIVFGNVLVCMAVSREKALQTTTNYLIVSLAVADLLVATLVMPWVVYLEVVGEWKFSRIHCDIFVTLDVMMCTASILNLCAISIDRYTAVAMPMLYNTRYSSKRRVTVMIAVVWVLSFTISCPLLFGLNNTDQNECIIANPAFVVYSSIVSFYVPFIVTLLVYIKIYIVLRRRRKRVNTKRSSRAFRANLKAPLKEAARRAQELEMEMLSSTSPPERTRYSPIPPSHHQMTLPDPSHHGLHSTADSPAKPEKNGHAKDHPKIAKIFEIQSMPNGKTRTSLKTMSRRKLSQQKEKKATQMLAIVLGVFIICWLPFFITHILNIHCDCNIPPVLYSAFTWLGYVNSAVNPIIYTTFNIEFRKAFMKILHC, encoded by the exons ATGGATCCACTGAACCTGTCCTGGTACGATGATGATCTGGAGAGCCGGAACTGGAGCCGGCCCTTCAACGGGTCCGAAGGCAAGCCTGGCAAGCCCCATTACAACTACTACGCTATGCTGCTCACCCTGCTCATCTTTGTCATCGTCTTCGGCAACGTGCTGGTGTGCATGGCCGTGTCCCGCGAGAAGGCGCTGCAGACCACCACCAACTACCTGATCGTCAGCCTCGCAGTGGCCGACCTCCTGGTGGCCACACTCGTCATGCCGTGGGTCGTCTACCTGGAG GTGGTGGGCGAGTGGAAATTCAGCAGGATTCACTGTGACATCTTTGTCACTCTGGACGTCATGATGTGCACGGCAAGCATCCTGAACCTGTGTGCCATCAGCATCGACAG GTACACAGCCGTGGCCATGCCCATGCTCTACAATACCCGCTACAGCTCCAAGCGCCGCGTCACCGTCATGATCGCCGTCGTCTGGGTCCTGTCCTTCACCATCTCTTGCCCGCTGCTCTTCGGACTCAACAACACAG ACCAGAATGAGTGCATAATCGCCAACCCCGCCTTCGTGGTGTACTCCTCCATCGTCTCCTTCTACGTGCCCTTCATCGTCACCCTGCTGGTCTACATCAAGATCTACATCGTCCTCCGCAGGCGCCGCAAGCGGGTCAACACGAAGCGGAGCAGCCGGGCTTTCAGGGCCAACCTGAAGGCCCCGCTCAAG GAGGCTGCCCGCCGAGCCCAGGAACTGGAGATGGAGATGCTGTCCAGCACCAGCCCCCCCGAGAGGACCCGGTACAGTCCCATACCACCCAGCCACCACCAGATGACCCTCCCCGACCCGTCCCACCATGGCCTCCACAGCACCGCTGACAGCCCCGCCAAACCAGAGAAGAATGGGCATGCCAAAGACCACCCCAAGATTGCCAAGATCTTTGAGATCCAGTCCATGCCCAACGGCAAAACCCGGACCTCTCTCAAGACCATGAGCCGCAGGAAGCTCTCccagcagaaggagaagaaagccacccagatgctcgcCATTGTTCTCG GCGTGTTCATCATCTGCTGGCTGCCCTTCTTCATCACCCACATCCTGAACATACACTGTGACTGCAACATCCCGCCCGTCTTGTACAGCGCCTTCACGTGGCTGGGCTATGTCAACAGCGCCGTGAACCCCATCATCTACACCACCTTCAACATTGAGTTCCGCAAGGCCTTCATGAAGATCCTGCACTGCTGA
- the DRD2 gene encoding D(2) dopamine receptor isoform X2, translating to MDPLNLSWYDDDLESRNWSRPFNGSEGKPGKPHYNYYAMLLTLLIFVIVFGNVLVCMAVSREKALQTTTNYLIVSLAVADLLVATLVMPWVVYLEVVGEWKFSRIHCDIFVTLDVMMCTASILNLCAISIDRYTAVAMPMLYNTRYSSKRRVTVMIAVVWVLSFTISCPLLFGLNNTDQNECIIANPAFVVYSSIVSFYVPFIVTLLVYIKIYIVLRRRRKRVNTKRSSRAFRANLKAPLKGNCTHPEDMKLCTVIMKSNGSFPVNRRRAEAARRAQELEMEMLSSTSPPERTRYSPIPPSHHQMTLPDPSHHGLHSTADSPAKPEKNGHAKDHPKIAKIFEIQSMPNGKTRTSLKTMSRRKLSQQKEKKATQMLAIVLGVFIICWLPFFITHILNIHCDCNIPPVLYSAFTWLGYVNSAVNPIIYTTFNIEFRKAFMKILHC from the exons ATGGATCCACTGAACCTGTCCTGGTACGATGATGATCTGGAGAGCCGGAACTGGAGCCGGCCCTTCAACGGGTCCGAAGGCAAGCCTGGCAAGCCCCATTACAACTACTACGCTATGCTGCTCACCCTGCTCATCTTTGTCATCGTCTTCGGCAACGTGCTGGTGTGCATGGCCGTGTCCCGCGAGAAGGCGCTGCAGACCACCACCAACTACCTGATCGTCAGCCTCGCAGTGGCCGACCTCCTGGTGGCCACACTCGTCATGCCGTGGGTCGTCTACCTGGAG GTGGTGGGCGAGTGGAAATTCAGCAGGATTCACTGTGACATCTTTGTCACTCTGGACGTCATGATGTGCACGGCAAGCATCCTGAACCTGTGTGCCATCAGCATCGACAG GTACACAGCCGTGGCCATGCCCATGCTCTACAATACCCGCTACAGCTCCAAGCGCCGCGTCACCGTCATGATCGCCGTCGTCTGGGTCCTGTCCTTCACCATCTCTTGCCCGCTGCTCTTCGGACTCAACAACACAG ACCAGAATGAGTGCATAATCGCCAACCCCGCCTTCGTGGTGTACTCCTCCATCGTCTCCTTCTACGTGCCCTTCATCGTCACCCTGCTGGTCTACATCAAGATCTACATCGTCCTCCGCAGGCGCCGCAAGCGGGTCAACACGAAGCGGAGCAGCCGGGCTTTCAGGGCCAACCTGAAGGCCCCGCTCAAG GGCAACTGCACTCACCCCGAGGACATGAAACTCTGCACCGTTATCATGAAGTCCAATGGGAGTTTCCCAGTGAACAGGCGGAGAGCG GAGGCTGCCCGCCGAGCCCAGGAACTGGAGATGGAGATGCTGTCCAGCACCAGCCCCCCCGAGAGGACCCGGTACAGTCCCATACCACCCAGCCACCACCAGATGACCCTCCCCGACCCGTCCCACCATGGCCTCCACAGCACCGCTGACAGCCCCGCCAAACCAGAGAAGAATGGGCATGCCAAAGACCACCCCAAGATTGCCAAGATCTTTGAGATCCAGTCCATGCCCAACGGCAAAACCCGGACCTCTCTCAAGACCATGAGCCGCAGGAAGCTCTCccagcagaaggagaagaaagccacccagatgctcgcCATTGTTCTCG GCGTGTTCATCATCTGCTGGCTGCCCTTCTTCATCACCCACATCCTGAACATACACTGTGACTGCAACATCCCGCCCGTCTTGTACAGCGCCTTCACGTGGCTGGGCTATGTCAACAGCGCCGTGAACCCCATCATCTACACCACCTTCAACATTGAGTTCCGCAAGGCCTTCATGAAGATCCTGCACTGCTGA